A genomic segment from Micropterus dolomieu isolate WLL.071019.BEF.003 ecotype Adirondacks linkage group LG03, ASM2129224v1, whole genome shotgun sequence encodes:
- the fbxo43 gene encoding F-box only protein 43, which produces MQCTPESNFYLESCKGQRCYDCTDSGYSGLFHSPQSTSGVDLSPVEFNETPKENLRLPVTPKERSRGPAGLLGKDSRGLQLPSAVSWCETPKVYKRDSLLRHRLLMCKPTTDVKTDSRRSPRISKDESSSSVGSEHWLSASFDSLDTTVDALAPSTLKLEQDLPLSGRKRRLLFTQVRTSTLEDGKLNSGHLSSFERRVSLSEADFSGSIPASDQISIETLCFSKFLSASSKENSRSPIGDVKNNVFDSSSVLFTPSATHTPKYTRSVSEDSGFSSLTLDKSQDSSVDHDGSFQELLLPASRGNCETPNLAETKRRFRLQRQQRLSTLKEGGSQSDEDPTDRKHEHLHQRHRRSKDDVFADSATPRSVLSVRCGNGMTPDSLASAKQDYATPLRATTTKLENMTSFSTTSANPDVTPLRTTPVNLCLTPALQLVHAMCQQKAQMFVGQSPSLTEQLKSTAALAETPATFRTTMPLAGLIGRKMGMGKVDIFTELKKRNLRHILCVILGHLTSESIYRCGQVCKSWNEIIQQDKRASFKRGNHLSELEASLELSGAVHVPDSETRLTLLKRSALKTVQAQSRTSSYCTPQSGNSTLTPLQHSALHSGSSSKRDKFLEVAKTLFNDECLKPCPRCEHPARCHSVKMEGVCSRADCGFQFCLACLCAFHGSRECGSQSAGRRKKDILLPGSAQSKRNVRRL; this is translated from the exons atGCAATGCACTCCTGAATCAAACTTCTACCTTGAGAGCTGCAAAGGCCAGCGCTGTTATGACTGCACCGACAGTGGTTACTCAGGTTTATTCCACAGCCCACAGAGCACCAGTGGAGTTGACTTGTCTCCAGTAGAATTCAATGAAACACCTAAAGAGAATCTCAGGCTTCCTGTCACACCTaaggagaggagcagaggacCAGCTGGATTGTTGGGCAAAGACTCCAGGGGATTACAGCTgccatcagctgttagctggtGTGAAACTCCTAAAGTATACAAAAGAGATTCCTTGTTGCGACACAGACTTTTAATGTGCAAACCCACCACAGATGTCAAAACTGACAGCAGAAGATCACCACGCATCAGTAAGGATGAATCCTCCAGCAGTGTGGGGTCTGAACACTGGCTCAGTGCATCGTTTGACTCTCTTGACACTACGGTGGACGCATTGGCACCAAGCACTTTAAAACTGGAGCAGGATCTGCCCCTGTCTGGCAGGAAACGCCGTCTCCTCTTCACGCAGGTGAGGACCTCCACTCTTGAAGATGGTAAACTCAACTCTGGTCACCTCTCCAGTTTTGAGAGAAGAGTTTCACTCTCAGAAGCAGATTTCAGTGGAAGCATCCCTGCCTCAGATCAAATTAGTATTGAGACTCTGTGCTTTAGTAAATTCCTGTCTGCCTCATCTAAGGAAAACTCTCGGTCACCGATCGGTGATGTGAAAAATAACGTATTCGACAGCTCAAGTGTCTTGTTCACACcgtcagccacacacacacccaagtACACAAG GTCTGTGTCTGAGGACAGTGGTTTCAGTTCCCTGACCCTTGATAAATCCCAAGACTCCTCGGTGGACCATGACGGCTCATTCCAGGAGCTGCTGCTCCCCGCCTCCAGAGGAAACTGTGAAACCCCAAATCTGGCTGAGACAAAGCGCCGCTTCCGTTTGCAGCGTCAGCAAAGGCTTTCTACACTTAAAGAAGGGGGCTCTCAGTCTGATGAGGACCCAACAGACAGAAAGCATGAACATCTTCATCAGCGCCACAGACGTTCTAAAGACGATGTTTTTGCGGACAGTGCCACGCCTCGCAGCGTCCTTTCTGTTAGGTGTGGTAATGGCATGACCCCTGATAGTTTGGCCTCTGCAAAACAAGACTATGCCACCCCACTAAGGGCGACCACCACAAAACTAGAAAACATGACATCTTTTAGCACAACTTCTGCCAATCCAGACGTAACTCCTCTCAGGACAACCCCAGTCAATCTTTGTCTGACTCCAGCGTTGCAGCTGGTTCATGCTATGTGTCAGCAGAAAGCCCAGATGTTTGTTGGCCAAAGTCCAAGCCTGACGGAGCAGCTGAAGTCCACAGCAGCACTGGCTGAAACCCCGGCGACGTTCAGGACCACCATGCCATTGGCAGGGCTGATTGGCAGGAAGATGGGAATGGGGAAGGTGGACATATTCACAGAGCTGAAGAAGAGGAACCTCAGACACATCCTGTGTGTCATACTTGGTCACCTGACCTCTGAGAGCATCTACAG GTGTGGTCAGGTGTGCAAGAGCTGGAATGAAATCATCCAGCAAGACAAGAGAGCCAGTTTCAAGAGAGGAAACCACCTGAGTGAACTGGAGGCTTCTCTTGAG CTCAGTGGTGCTGTCCATGTACCTGACTCAGAGACCAGGCTCACTCTGCTGAAAAGGTCGGCCCTCAAGACGGTTCAAGCCCAGTCTAGGACCTCCAGCTACTGCACCCCGCAGTCAGGAAATAGCACTTTGACCCCATTACAGCACAGCGCCTTACATTCAGGAAGCAGCAGCAAACGGGATAAATTCCTAGAA gtTGCCAAAACTCTCTTCAATGATGAGTGCCTCAAGCCTTGCCCTCGATGTGAGCATCCTGCGAGGTGTCACTCAGTGAAAATGGAGGGCGTGTGCAGCAGAGCCGACTGTGGTTTCCAGTTTTGCTTGGCCTGCTTGTGTGCTTTTCACGGCTCTAGAGAGTGTGGCAGCCAGTCTGCAGGCCGTCGCAAGAAGGACATACTACTTCCAGGAAGCGCTCAAAGTAAGCGAAACGTTAGGAGACTATGA